Genomic segment of Catenibacterium mitsuokai:
ATACAAAACTGCCTCAAAACGCTTATTTACGCGCATTACAAAAGAGATGCATTACACATCTCTCAAGAATTCTTTTCCCTATAAATAAAATAGACCAGCAATATAATACAAACCACTCTTATACTGGATACATATTGAGACATTCTTGCAAGAAATAAAGCCTCTGTTGGAACAGATCCAATATGTTCTGCTAGAAATCCCCCGATAGGACATGCAAGTAAACATGCAACTACTAACAAGCTGATTTTTACTAATAATCGATTTCCCATTCAGTCCTTCTTTATTAGTTATTGCTAATAGTATAATAATTAGATTCTTTTCGCAATATCATTTATACAAAAAGAACGTACAGTTTTGTACGCCCTCATTTCACTTTAAGATAGATTATAATGTTTCTTTTACTTTAATTCTTGATATAAACCAATGAAATATAATACAGAAGAGTAAAGCAAGGACTACACCAAATACATTTTGGATTATTCTTAAGCTAACTGCGCCCTTTAATCCATATAGTTGTGTTGCTATAGCTAAAGCACCAAATGTATTGAAAACAGCCTGCCAGCTATATTGTGTAGAAAAACCTACTCCAATTCCCCCAATCACACCTATAAATGCATAGATTGGTGAAGGAAGAAGGAAATATAATACTGTAAAGCATATCACTCCTGCAATATTTCCAACAATTCTTTTACGTACTCTATATTGCATATCGTCCATAAGTGGTAAGATTACAGACATTGCGGCAATACCAGCCCACATAGCACGTGGCATAGCACAAAGTTCAGCTATACATATTACAACTGGCACACAGATAATCTGACATAGCTGCCATTTTGTTCTAGTAGAAGAAAGATCAAATTCTTGTAATAAATGTATTACATGCTTATCATAAGTTCTATGCTTATGGTTTCGATAGAATACGATACAAGTAAGAACAGCACCTACAGCCATTCCAGCAAGTCTCATCAAATAACTCTTTCCAGATACGTCATAACCGTATAATAATAAATATCCTAGAACAAGCGTTGATTGATTGAACATAGATGGATTATGACATCCTAGGAATACTAATAGAGCTAATGCCGCGATATTTACCAGCATCCCTACGACTGGTGGGAGTTTATTAGCCAGGTGTGAACACACAGTCATATTAATGAAAAATAAAGCCAGAAGCACTGTAGATTGTCCTGCATGTATTTCAAAGTGTGCCTGTCTAAATACCATAATACATAAGAGAACAACCACTCCAGCAATACTATTCTCACTTCCAAATAAAATACTAAATAATGTTACAAAGAGAAAGCAGAAAGCCACTGTGATTGCAATTTTAAAAAGATATACTGCTATGTGATACAGTTTCTCTTTTGTGGTTTGACTGTTTCTAATTAACTCTTTAGAGCCTTTCTGATTCAATTGTAATTCTTGGTAGAATGTCATGAAATACCTCCTTAATGAAAATACAAAAAAAACTCAGGATTTCTCCCGAGTAACATTCAATGGCGCAGGTTGAGGGATTCGAACCCCCGCAGGACGTTAATCCTCTGTCGGTTTTCAAGACCGATCCCTTCAGCCGGACTTGGGTAAACCTGCATCATTCTAATGGTGGTTCCGGCCGGAATCGAACCAGCGACACGAGGATTTTCAGTCCTCTGCTCTACCGACTGAGCTACGGAACCAAAATGGCGGTCTGGACGGGGCTCGAACCCGCGACCTCCGCCGTGACAGGGCGGCATTCTAAACCAACTGAACTACCAGACCATCTTGGTTGCGGGAGAAGGATTTGAACCAACGACCTTCGGGTTATGAGCCCGACGAGCTACCAGACTGCTCCATCCCGCGATATGTAATTTGGTGGACCCTGCTGGACTCGAACCAGCGACCAACCGGTTATGAGCCGGTGGCTCTAACCAACTGAGCTAAGGGTCCTCATCTATCAGAGTGCTTTTTAATCAAATGGTAGCGGGAGAGGGATTTGAACCCCCGACACTCCGGGTATGAACCGAATGCTCTAGCCAACTGAGCTATCCCGCCATGTATATGATTAAATAAATTGGTGGAGCCTAGGAGGATCGAACTCCTGACCTCCTGCGTGCAAAGCAGGCGCTCTCCCAGCTGAGCTAAGGCCCCATTTCAAATGGTCGGGAAGACAGGATTTGAACCTGCGACCCCCTGGTCCCAAACCAGGTGCACTACCAAGCTGTGCTACTTCCCGTTTATATAATTGGCGCGCTAGACAGGAATTGAACCCGTAACCCCTTGTTCCGTAGACAAGTACTCTATCCAGTTGAGCTACTAGCGCAATTCATAAATGGTGCCCTGGGCCGGAATCGAACCGGCACGGAGTTTGAAGTCCGCAGGATTTTAAGTCCTGTGCGTCTACCAGTTTCGCCACCAGGGCACACGTATGGAGGTTCCAACCGGACTTGAACCGATGATCGAAGAGTTGCAGTCTTCTGCCTTACCAACTTGGCTATGGAACCGTCGCAATCGAGATTGCTTGTATACTATACTATGTATTTTGAGATAATGCAAGGGGTTTTTAGAACTTTTTTCTAAGTGTTTACATTTAACTCGATAAACACAAGGTTTTTTTAATCAAAAAATTATATCTTTTTTATCAGAACTCCTAAGAGAATGCTTACAAAGATAGAAAAAAATGGTGATTCTAGAAACTAGAATCACCATAATTATTGTTATTTTGCTTTAACTTTTGTCCAGTAGTTACTAAACATTTCTTTAGTCTTTGTATCCTGATAGTTGAAACATTCATCTTTTGGTCCAACACGCATGTTATAAGCATTGTTGTTCTTGAATTCTTTCTTTCTAGCTTTTGCTGCTGCTACAGTATTAGTAGTTAAATAGCCTACTTCCTGTGTATTTAAGAAAGCGTTCTTATCAGAAATCATATAGTTAATGAATTTATTAGCCATATCTGTGTTCTTACAATCCTTAGAGATAACAAATCCATCAAACCAATAGTTAGTCCCTTCTTCTGGCATATAGAAGCCCATATCTGGGTTTTCTTTCATTACATCTGCTGCATCACCTGAATACATAACACAAAGTGCTTTTTCACCATTCTTCATGTTATCGATAGAGTCATCTGTTGCATATGTAGGATCCATAGTCTTTCTCTGTTCTACCAACCAATTGAAAGCGGCCTGGATTTCATTTTCATTAGTTGTGTTCATAGAGTATCCTAAAGCCTTTAAAGCAACCATCATAGAGTCTCTTTCAGAGTCATACATATAAAGGTTACCCTTGTACTTAGTATTACGTAGGATTTCCCATCCTGCTTTTAAATCTTCTTTTTTAACCTGTGTTTTGTCATAAACGATACCTACGTTACCACAGAAATAAGGTACCCAGTATTCGTTGTTAGGATCGAATTGCTGGTTTAATACTTTAGTATCTAATGATTTCTTACTAGTAATCTTAGACCAGTCAATCTTCTGTAAAAGATTTTCCTTGATCATACGTTCAATCATATAATCTGATGGTACTAATACATCATACTGGTTACCACCTAATAATTTAGTATACATTGATTCGTTTGAATCAAATGTTTCATAAATAACCTTACAGTCATATTCATCCTGGAACGCCTTAATAACGTCCATATCAGCGTATACCCCCCAGTTGAATACTTTCAATGTGTGTTTATAGTTTTTTGACCCACACCCAGTCATTAGGCCACAGATAACTGCAACGCAAAGTAACCCTTTAAATAGCTTTTTCATTTTTTACCCCTCTCTTCTTTAAATAAATATATGGTACAAAAGTGCCTAATAATACCCCAATTAAAATAACTACAAGAATAACTGTAGATAACGCGTAAATACTTGGATCAACACGTTTAGACATGTTATATACGACGATAGAAATATTTTCTACACCATTACCAGATACAAAGTATGAAATGATGAAATCATCAAAACTCATAGTAAATGATAAAAGTGCTCCCGCAAAGATACCAGGCTTGATTTGAGGAATGATCACCTTTGTCAATGTCTGGAAAGGTGTTGCCCCTAAATCCATGGCCGCATCTGCTAGATTATCATCTAACTGCTTTACTTTAGGATAAACATTTGTAATAACATATGGTGTACAGAATGCAATATGAGCAAGTAACATTGTCATATAACCCTTTTCAAAACTCACAAAACTAAACAATAACATCAAAGAAATAGCTGTAACGATTTCAGGGTTCATGATTGGCAGATTGTTCACCTGCTGCACAAGTGTTCTGATAGTCTTTTTAGATTTAGATAATGCAATGGCAGTGATTGTCCCTAAAACAACTGAACAGATAGTCGCAATGACCGCAATACTCACTGATACAAAGATAGCATTTAATAGCTGCGTGTTATTAAATAACTGTACATACCAGCGTCCTGAGAAGCCGCCAAAATGTGATAAAGACTTCGCACCATTAAATGAGAAAACTCCCATAATAAATATTGGGAAATAGAGGAAGACCATACAAAGTGAAATAATAATCACTTTACTGAGCTTTTTTTCTTTTCGCATTAGTAAGTCCTCCCTGTTCAATTTCATTATTTGTCTTCTTTTCAGCGCGGTAGATGAGTGCCATAGAAATAATGACAATCACACCTAAGATGAGTGATACAGCACTACCGAAA
This window contains:
- a CDS encoding ABC transporter permease, giving the protein MRKEKKLSKVIIISLCMVFLYFPIFIMGVFSFNGAKSLSHFGGFSGRWYVQLFNNTQLLNAIFVSVSIAVIATICSVVLGTITAIALSKSKKTIRTLVQQVNNLPIMNPEIVTAISLMLLFSFVSFEKGYMTMLLAHIAFCTPYVITNVYPKVKQLDDNLADAAMDLGATPFQTLTKVIIPQIKPGIFAGALLSFTMSFDDFIISYFVSGNGVENISIVVYNMSKRVDPSIYALSTVILVVILIGVLLGTFVPYIYLKKRGVKNEKAI
- a CDS encoding ABC transporter substrate-binding protein — protein: MKKLFKGLLCVAVICGLMTGCGSKNYKHTLKVFNWGVYADMDVIKAFQDEYDCKVIYETFDSNESMYTKLLGGNQYDVLVPSDYMIERMIKENLLQKIDWSKITSKKSLDTKVLNQQFDPNNEYWVPYFCGNVGIVYDKTQVKKEDLKAGWEILRNTKYKGNLYMYDSERDSMMVALKALGYSMNTTNENEIQAAFNWLVEQRKTMDPTYATDDSIDNMKNGEKALCVMYSGDAADVMKENPDMGFYMPEEGTNYWFDGFVISKDCKNTDMANKFINYMISDKNAFLNTQEVGYLTTNTVAAAKARKKEFKNNNAYNMRVGPKDECFNYQDTKTKEMFSNYWTKVKAK
- a CDS encoding FUSC family protein, with the translated sequence MTFYQELQLNQKGSKELIRNSQTTKEKLYHIAVYLFKIAITVAFCFLFVTLFSILFGSENSIAGVVVLLCIMVFRQAHFEIHAGQSTVLLALFFINMTVCSHLANKLPPVVGMLVNIAALALLVFLGCHNPSMFNQSTLVLGYLLLYGYDVSGKSYLMRLAGMAVGAVLTCIVFYRNHKHRTYDKHVIHLLQEFDLSSTRTKWQLCQIICVPVVICIAELCAMPRAMWAGIAAMSVILPLMDDMQYRVRKRIVGNIAGVICFTVLYFLLPSPIYAFIGVIGGIGVGFSTQYSWQAVFNTFGALAIATQLYGLKGAVSLRIIQNVFGVVLALLFCIIFHWFISRIKVKETL